The Methanocaldococcus sp. DNA segment AATTTATATCTTTATATATTTTTATTTTACTACTTGGCTAATGTAAATCTTATATCATCATCTCCAACGTCGAATAATCCCAACCTAACTCCTGCATCTATCCAACCATAGGCATAATTTATAGAAGCAAATGCAGTTACATAATCCCCCTTTTCTCTAAAAACCTTTGCATCTTCAAAATAACTTTCAATCATCAATAAAAAATCTTTGGCGATATCGTATAACAAACTTCTTTTTGGTGGAAGTCCTTTTTTAATAATTTTTATTGCCTCTTCTGTTCTTTTAAAATAATTTTCTAATTTTTCCTCAGTAATCTCTTTTATCATTGATTTTCACCTTTAATATTGGAAATATCAAAAATTTCATTTTACTAATTTTAGAACTAACAATATAATTATTTATGCCTAAACAATTTTCGATATTTGACGAAAACTCAAAAGATTTATATATGAGTTTAAAGATTGTTAATGATTGATAATGACAATTTAGGGTGAGTATATGATAGAAATTAGATTTCATGGAAGAGGAGGACAAGGAGCCGTTACTGCTGCTCAAATACTGGCTATTGCTGCTTTCTATGATGGTAAATATTCTCAGGCATTTCCGTTTTTTGGTGTAGAGAGAAGAGGAGCCCCTGTTATGGCATTTACAAGGATTGATAACAAAAAGATAAGGTTAAGATGCCAAATATACAATCCAGATTATGTTATTGTTCAGGATTCATCATTAATTGAAACTATTAATGTAGTTGAAGGTTTAAAGAAAAATGGGGCTGTTGTAGTTAATACTGTTAAAGATGATCTAAATTTAGGAGTTAAAACATACACAATTGATGCAACAGGAATTGCCTTAGAAATATTAGGGGTTCCTATTGTAAATACTGCAATGGTCGGAGCATTTGCTGGGGTTACAAAACTTGTTAGTATTGAATCTGTAAAGAAGGCAATAATGGAAAAATTTAAAGGAGAATTGGGAGAAAAAAATGCCAAAGTGGCTGAAATTGCATATAACGAAATGATAAAGAAATATGGATAAATAAATGGGGTGTTATAGTTATGGTAACAATTGCCGCTATTATATATGAGCCGGGAAACTCAATTAGAAATAAAACAGGTAGTTGGAGGATATTCAGACCTATTTTAGATAACAATAAATGTGTAAAGTGTGAAAATTGCTATATTTTCTGTCCAG contains these protein-coding regions:
- a CDS encoding pyruvate ferredoxin oxidoreductase subunit gamma, which translates into the protein MIEIRFHGRGGQGAVTAAQILAIAAFYDGKYSQAFPFFGVERRGAPVMAFTRIDNKKIRLRCQIYNPDYVIVQDSSLIETINVVEGLKKNGAVVVNTVKDDLNLGVKTYTIDATGIALEILGVPIVNTAMVGAFAGVTKLVSIESVKKAIMEKFKGELGEKNAKVAEIAYNEMIKKYG
- a CDS encoding DUF357 domain-containing protein, producing the protein MIKEITEEKLENYFKRTEEAIKIIKKGLPPKRSLLYDIAKDFLLMIESYFEDAKVFREKGDYVTAFASINYAYGWIDAGVRLGLFDVGDDDIRFTLAK
- the porD gene encoding pyruvate synthase subunit PorD encodes the protein MVTIAAIIYEPGNSIRNKTGSWRIFRPILDNNKCVKCENCYIFCPEGIIQEDENGNFKIDYDYCKGCLICMNECPVNAITKIREEK